The following coding sequences lie in one Arachis hypogaea cultivar Tifrunner chromosome 9, arahy.Tifrunner.gnm2.J5K5, whole genome shotgun sequence genomic window:
- the LOC112711015 gene encoding probable serine/threonine-protein kinase PBL26, with product MVDCLNCFPCFSSQKSKKSNSKREGSPAEDNFVAKPPDMKNKRPEDAAAIDPANIKAKHYTFRELATATKNFRQECLLGEGGFGRVYKGVIPATGQTVAVKQLDRNGMNGNKEFLAEVYTLSQLNHENIVNLVGYCADGDQRLLVYEFVQGTALDKRLLENKGDQPPLNWYTRMKVAASAARGLEYLHDNANPPIIFKDLKPSDILLDGDNNAKLFGFGLGQHGNDMNLAPTRVMGTYGYSAPEYVRTGQLTMKSDVYSFGVVLLELITGRQAVDTTRPNDEQNLVSWAQPIFKDPKRFPDMADPNLGKNFPEKDLNQAVAIAAMCLQEEAEARPLMSDVVTALSFLSTVPPPGAVPTPKAPSVASKKNSKGKEDHSKSESERESESESESERGSLTGSESSYSRASSRRTMSRTYTSDSDGSYSASSYQSESSIPDHKASTKITSRKHSSRDASKKHSSRKHSTKDISKKSTKKPSLVEKGDKKSSELRKKSTKKSSKASGHKSSKKTSLKILSQKSSKKSEDESISISRNSSSSSVISADEILEHMGSREYGNISFGLISSESINSNRSED from the exons ATGGTTGATTGCCTGAATTGCTTCCCGTGTTTTAGCTCTCAGAAAAGTAAAAAGAGTAATAGCAAGAGGGAAGGGTCTCCTGCGGAAGATAATTTTGTTGCAAAACCACCTG atatgaaaaataaaagaccTGAAGATGCAGCCGCAATTGATCCTGCAAACATAAAGGCAAAACATTACACATTCCGTGAGCTGGCAACAGCAACAAAGAACTTCCGTCAAGAATGCCTCCTTGGTGAAGGAGGCTTTGGCAGAGTCTACAAGGGCGTCATCCCTGCTACCGGCCAG ACTGTGGCTGTGAAGCAACTTGACCGAAATGGTATGAATGGCAATAAGGAGTTTCTGGCTGAGGTTTATACGCTAAGTCAGTTGAACCATGAAAACATTGTCAACCTCGTTGGTTATTGTGCTGATGGTGATCAACGTCTATTGGTGTATGAGTTCGTTCAAGGCACTGCTCTAGACAAACGTCTTCTTG AGAACAAAGGGGATCAACCTCCACTAAATTGGTACACCAGAATGAAAGTGGCAGCGTCGGCGGCCAGAGGGCTAGAGTACTTGCATGACAATGCCAATCCTCCAATCATATTCAAGGACTTGAAACCCTCTGATATACTGCTGGATGGAGACAATAATGCTAAGCTGTTTGGTTTTGGTCTGGGACAGCATGGAAATGACATGAACCTTGCACCTACAAGGGTTATGGGAACTTATGGTTACTCTGCTCCTGAGTATGTCAGGACGGGTCAACTTACCATGAAGTCTGACGTCTACAGTTTCGGGGTAGTATTGCTTGAGCTCATAACCGGACGCCAAGCAGTCGACACCACAAGGCCAAATGATGAGCAAAACCTTGTCTCTTGG GCACAACCCATATTCAAAGATCCAAAGAGATTTCCGGACATGGCAGATCCAAATCTTGGCAAAAACTTCCCAGAAAAGGATCTGAACCAAGCTGTTGCAATAGCAGCAATGTGCTTACAAGAGGAAGCCGAAGCGCGTCCTTTGATGAGCGACGTTGTCACTGCTCTGAGTTTCCTTTCCACTGTTCCTCCTCCGGGGGCTGTGCCGACTCCAAAGGCCCCCTCGGTGGCCTCCAAAAAGAACTCTAAAGGCAAAGAAGACCATAGCAAAAGCGAAAGCGAAAGGGAAAGCGAAAGTGAAAGCGAAAGTGAACGAGGAAGCCTCACTGGAAGCGAGAGCTCTTACTCCCGTGCAAGTAGCAGGAGAACAATGAGTAGAACATACACTTCAGATTCAGATGGAAGCTATTCCGCTAGCAGCTATCAGAGCGAAAGCAGCATCCCTGACCACAAAGCAAGCACCAAGATAACAAGCAGAAAGCATTCTTCTAGAGACGCCAGCAAAAAGCATAGCAGCAGAAAACATTCTACCAAAGATATAAGCAAGAAGAGCACAAAGAAACCCTCTCTTGTTGAAAAGGGCGACAAAAAATCCTCTGAATTGAGGAAGAAGAGCACCAAGAAATCGTCCAAGGCTTCCGGCCACAAGAGCAGCAAAAAAACCTCTCTGAAAATCTTGAGCCAAAAGAGTAGCAAAAAGTCGGAAGATGAAAGCATCTCCATTAGCAGaaatagcagcagcagcagcgTGATCTCGGCCGACGAGATACTGGAGCACATGGGAAGCAGGGAATACGGGAATATATCTTTTGGTCTTATAAGCAGCGAGAGTATTAACAGCAACAGATCTGAAGATTAA